One part of the Schistocerca piceifrons isolate TAMUIC-IGC-003096 chromosome 2, iqSchPice1.1, whole genome shotgun sequence genome encodes these proteins:
- the LOC124776366 gene encoding Na(+)/H(+) exchange regulatory cofactor NHE-RF1: MSNGALSSDTPVARLCHIIQWKHFDGYGFNLHAEKGKPGQYIGKVDEGSPAEAAGLKEGDRIIEVNGVNIANENHKQVVQRIKAIPNETKLLVVDAEADKYYKANNITIKSGSPDVKYLKTPMPDADNSDDTDEKKSGNNEDGQIDAVANDKKSSDAGSSNTTPSTDRKSSSSHVSEHGNDSNTVQEVNSKSPGAGSNNSTLERSSANSGINLNMSAKELREKLASRKKYDPKKESMDFKKKFEIVQTL, encoded by the coding sequence ATGTCTAACGGAGCACTGTCATCCGACACACCTGTTGCGCGGCTTTGCCATATAATACAGTGGAAGCATTTCGATGGTTATGGATTCAACTTACATGCTGAGAAGGGGAAGCCAGGACAGTACATCGGCAAAGTCGACGAAGGTTCACCAGCTGAAGCCGCCGGTCTGAAAGAAGGTGATAGAATAATAGAGGTCAATGGTGTAAATATTGCCAATGAAAACCATAAGCAGGTAGTTCAGAGGATTAAGGCAATCCCCAACGAAACAAAACTTTTGGTAGTTGATGCTGAAGCAGATAAATATTACAAAGCAAACAATATCACTATTAAGAGCGGTTCACCCGATGTTAAGTACCTGAAAACACCAATGCCAGACGCagacaattcagatgatacagatgAGAAGAAGTCTGGAAATAATGAAGATGGTCAAATTGATGCAGTCGCTAATGACAAGAAATCAAGTGATGCTGGAAGTTCAAATACTACTCCGTCAACAGACAGGAAAAGTAGTAGCAGTCATGTCTCCGAGCATGGAAATGATTCCAATACAGTGCAAGAGGTAAATTCAAAATCTCCTGGGGCAGGAAGTAACAATAGTACTTTAGAGCGCAGTAGTGCTAACAGTGGGATTAATCTGAACATGTCAGCAAAGGAACTGCGAGAGAAACTTGCATCTCGTAAAAAATACGATCCGAAAAAGGAAAGTATGGATTTCAAGAAGAAGTTCGAAATAGTGCAAACTTTGTGA